A window of the Pseudoalteromonas sp. A25 genome harbors these coding sequences:
- the rpsL gene encoding 30S ribosomal protein S12 — protein sequence MATINQLVRKPRRSKVTKSNSAALKACPQKRGVCTRVYTTTPKKPNSALRKVARVRLTNGFEVTSYIGGEGHNLQEHSVILIRGGRVKDLPGVRFHTVRGALDCAGVNDRRQARSKYGAKRPKG from the coding sequence ATGGCAACTATTAACCAGCTAGTGCGTAAGCCACGTCGTAGCAAGGTTACAAAAAGTAACTCAGCTGCGCTTAAAGCTTGTCCGCAAAAGCGTGGTGTATGTACTCGCGTATATACAACTACACCTAAGAAACCAAACTCTGCATTACGTAAAGTAGCGCGTGTACGTTTAACGAACGGTTTCGAAGTAACTTCATACATTGGTGGTGAAGGTCACAACTTACAAGAGCACAGTGTAATCCTAATCCGTGGTGGTCGTGTTAAAGACTTACCAGGTGTACGTTTCCACACTGTTCGTGGTGCACTTGACTGTGCCGGCGTAAACGACCGTAGACAGGCTCGTTCTAAGTACGGTGCAAAACGCCCTAAGGGCTAA
- the rpoC gene encoding DNA-directed RNA polymerase subunit beta', which yields MKDLLKFLKQQNKTEEFDAIRIGLASPDMVRSWSYGEVKKPETINYRTFKPERDGLFCARIFGPVKDYECLCGKYKRLKHRGVICEKCGVEVTLTKVRRDRMGHIELASPVAHIWFLKSLPSRIGLMLDMTLRDIERVLYFESFVVTEPGMTTLERGQLLGEEEYLDALEEHGDEFEAKMGAEAVLDLLRELDLGQLIAEMREELPTINSETKRKKITKRLKLMESFHQSGNNPEWMIMSVLPVLPPDLRPLVPLDGGRFATSDLNDLYRRVINRNNRLKRLLDLAAPDIIVRNEKRMLQEAVDALLDNGRRGRAITGSNKRPLKSLADMIKGKQGRFRQNLLGKRVDYSGRSVITVGPTLKLHQCGLPKKMALELFKPFIYGKLERRGMATTIKAAKKMVEREVPEVWDVLDEVIREHPVLLNRAPTLHRLGIQAFEPVLIEGKAIHLHPLVCAAYNADFDGDQMAVHVPLTIEAQLEARALMMSTNNILSPANGEPIIVPSQDVVLGLYYMTRDRINGKGEGIVFKDPKEAEKAYRTGTAELHARVKVRITETRIDEETKERSEVTEIIDTTVGRAILSLVLPEGLPFELINKALGKKQISGLLNECYRRLGLKDTVVFADQVMYTGFHYAMKSGVSIGIDDLVIPPIKAEIIENAEAEVNEINQQFQSGLVTAGEKYNKVIDIWSRVNENLSREMMANLSKDTVINAQGEQEEQPSFNSVFMMADSGARGSAAQIRQLAGMRGLMARPDGSIIETPITANFREGLNVLQYFISTHGARKGLADTALKTANSGYLTRRLVDVAQDLVINDDDCGTLDGLTMKPLIEGGDVVEPLRERVLGRVVAEDVVIPGTNDVLVERNIMLDEKLCDLLEEHSVDEVRVRSVITCDNDFGVCAKCYGRDLARGHLINAGESVGVIAAQSIGEPGTQLTMRTFHIGGAASRASAENSVQVKTNGSLKLHNAKYVLNTDGKIVITSRSTEITIIDEHGREKERYKVPYGAVLTVQDGADVKGNDIVATWDPHSHPIIIEHESKVSFSDIDDSNTEAQTDELTGLTRVVVKDLAKVNAKEPKLIVENDERGLQEIRLPSFTTIEITDGAKALPGAVLARIPQEGSKTRDITGGLPRVADLFEARKPKDPAILAEITGTISFGKETKGKKRLVITPDQGDAYEEMIPKWRQLNVFEGEQVSKGEVIADGPESPHDILRLRGVTDVSNYIVNEVQEVYRLQGVKINDKHIETIIRQMLRKCIILDGGDTEFLAGEQVEVARVNISNRELEKQGKIPAKFEIQLMGITKASLATESFISAASFQETTRVLTEAAVNGKSDELRGLKENVIVGRLIPAGTGFAYHQDRINRRKQPEMPVEEQTVSAEEATQALTDALNADLLGGND from the coding sequence GTGAAAGACTTACTTAAGTTTCTGAAGCAACAAAATAAGACCGAAGAATTTGATGCAATTCGCATTGGTCTTGCTTCACCAGACATGGTGCGTTCATGGTCTTACGGTGAGGTAAAGAAACCTGAGACAATCAACTACCGTACTTTCAAGCCTGAGCGTGACGGCTTATTCTGTGCCCGTATTTTCGGCCCAGTGAAAGATTATGAGTGTTTATGTGGTAAATATAAGCGCTTAAAACACCGTGGTGTGATCTGTGAAAAATGTGGCGTTGAAGTAACGCTTACTAAAGTGCGTCGTGACCGTATGGGTCACATCGAACTGGCGAGCCCAGTTGCGCATATCTGGTTCTTAAAATCATTACCATCGCGTATCGGTTTAATGCTAGATATGACGTTACGTGATATCGAACGTGTACTTTACTTCGAATCGTTCGTAGTAACTGAGCCTGGTATGACAACGCTTGAACGTGGTCAATTGCTAGGTGAAGAAGAGTACCTAGATGCACTAGAAGAGCACGGTGATGAGTTCGAAGCGAAGATGGGTGCAGAAGCTGTACTTGATTTGCTACGCGAACTAGACCTTGGTCAATTAATTGCAGAAATGCGTGAAGAGTTACCAACAATTAACTCTGAGACTAAGCGTAAGAAAATCACTAAGCGCCTTAAGCTGATGGAATCTTTCCACCAATCAGGTAACAACCCTGAGTGGATGATCATGAGTGTGCTTCCGGTTCTACCACCAGATTTGCGTCCATTAGTACCACTAGATGGTGGTCGTTTTGCGACGTCTGATCTGAACGACTTATACCGTCGTGTTATCAACCGTAATAACCGTTTGAAGCGTCTTTTAGACCTAGCGGCACCAGATATCATCGTACGTAACGAAAAGCGTATGTTACAAGAAGCGGTTGATGCGCTACTTGATAACGGTCGTCGCGGTCGTGCGATCACAGGCTCTAACAAGCGTCCACTTAAGTCGCTTGCAGACATGATCAAAGGTAAGCAGGGTCGTTTCCGTCAAAACCTTCTTGGTAAGCGTGTTGACTACTCAGGCCGTTCTGTTATCACCGTTGGTCCTACGCTTAAATTGCACCAGTGTGGTCTTCCTAAGAAGATGGCACTTGAGCTATTCAAGCCATTCATCTACGGCAAGCTAGAGCGTCGTGGCATGGCAACAACCATCAAAGCTGCGAAGAAGATGGTTGAGCGCGAAGTACCAGAAGTTTGGGACGTATTAGATGAAGTGATCCGTGAGCACCCTGTTCTTTTGAACCGTGCACCAACACTTCACCGTCTTGGTATCCAAGCATTTGAGCCAGTACTTATTGAAGGTAAAGCGATTCACCTGCACCCACTAGTGTGTGCGGCGTATAACGCTGACTTCGATGGTGACCAAATGGCGGTACACGTGCCGTTGACAATTGAAGCACAGCTTGAAGCGCGTGCATTAATGATGTCTACGAACAACATTCTATCGCCTGCAAACGGTGAGCCAATCATCGTACCTTCACAGGACGTTGTATTAGGTCTGTATTACATGACGCGTGACCGTATTAACGGTAAAGGCGAAGGCATTGTATTCAAAGATCCTAAAGAAGCAGAAAAAGCATACCGTACAGGTACTGCTGAGCTGCACGCTCGCGTAAAAGTGCGTATTACTGAAACGCGTATCGACGAAGAAACCAAAGAACGTTCAGAAGTAACAGAGATCATTGACACGACAGTTGGTCGTGCGATTTTATCACTTGTGTTACCTGAAGGCTTACCGTTTGAGCTTATCAATAAAGCACTAGGTAAGAAGCAAATTTCTGGTCTATTAAACGAGTGTTACCGTCGTCTTGGTCTAAAAGATACGGTGGTATTTGCTGACCAAGTGATGTATACCGGTTTCCATTATGCGATGAAGTCTGGTGTTTCAATTGGTATTGATGACTTAGTTATCCCGCCAATTAAAGCTGAAATCATTGAAAATGCCGAAGCAGAAGTAAACGAAATTAACCAACAGTTCCAATCTGGTCTTGTAACTGCGGGTGAGAAATACAACAAAGTTATCGATATCTGGTCACGTGTTAACGAAAACTTATCACGTGAGATGATGGCTAACTTGTCAAAAGACACTGTTATCAACGCGCAAGGTGAACAAGAAGAGCAACCGTCATTTAACTCTGTGTTTATGATGGCCGACTCGGGTGCTCGTGGTAGTGCCGCTCAGATCCGTCAGCTAGCTGGTATGCGTGGTCTAATGGCACGTCCAGATGGTTCAATCATCGAAACACCTATCACGGCGAACTTCCGTGAAGGTCTAAACGTACTACAGTACTTCATCTCAACCCACGGTGCGCGTAAAGGTCTTGCCGATACGGCACTTAAGACAGCGAACTCGGGTTACTTGACTCGTCGTCTAGTAGACGTGGCACAAGACTTAGTTATCAATGATGACGATTGTGGCACATTAGACGGTCTAACAATGAAGCCGCTGATTGAAGGTGGTGATGTTGTTGAGCCGCTGCGCGAGCGTGTATTAGGTCGTGTTGTTGCTGAAGATGTGGTTATACCTGGTACTAATGATGTACTGGTTGAGCGTAACATCATGCTTGACGAAAAACTGTGTGACCTTTTAGAAGAGCACTCAGTGGACGAAGTTCGTGTACGCTCAGTTATCACCTGTGATAACGACTTTGGTGTATGTGCTAAGTGTTATGGTCGTGATCTAGCACGTGGTCACTTGATCAATGCGGGTGAGTCTGTCGGTGTTATCGCTGCTCAATCAATCGGTGAGCCGGGTACACAGCTTACGATGCGTACGTTCCACATCGGTGGTGCGGCATCACGAGCATCAGCAGAGAACAGCGTACAAGTTAAGACTAACGGTAGTCTAAAACTACATAATGCTAAGTATGTATTAAATACTGATGGCAAGATTGTTATTACCTCGCGTTCAACCGAAATCACTATCATTGATGAACATGGTCGTGAGAAAGAACGTTATAAAGTACCTTACGGTGCGGTATTAACAGTTCAAGACGGTGCAGACGTTAAAGGTAACGACATTGTCGCTACTTGGGACCCGCATAGTCACCCAATCATCATCGAGCATGAGTCTAAGGTATCCTTCTCTGACATCGATGATAGCAACACCGAAGCACAAACTGATGAATTAACTGGTTTGACTCGTGTGGTTGTTAAAGACCTTGCTAAGGTAAATGCGAAAGAGCCTAAGCTAATCGTTGAAAATGATGAGCGTGGTCTGCAAGAAATCCGTCTTCCTTCGTTTACTACGATTGAAATCACCGACGGTGCGAAAGCACTACCTGGTGCGGTACTTGCGCGTATTCCTCAAGAAGGTTCGAAAACACGTGACATCACCGGTGGTCTACCGCGCGTTGCGGACTTATTCGAAGCTCGTAAGCCTAAAGATCCTGCAATTCTTGCTGAGATCACAGGTACTATCAGCTTCGGTAAAGAGACCAAGGGTAAGAAGCGTTTAGTTATCACACCAGATCAGGGTGATGCATACGAAGAGATGATCCCTAAATGGCGTCAGCTTAACGTGTTCGAAGGTGAGCAGGTATCTAAAGGTGAAGTGATTGCCGATGGTCCTGAGTCTCCACATGACATCTTGCGTCTACGAGGTGTGACTGATGTATCTAACTACATCGTAAACGAAGTACAAGAAGTATATCGTTTGCAGGGTGTAAAGATTAACGATAAGCACATTGAGACTATCATCCGTCAGATGCTACGTAAGTGTATCATCCTAGATGGGGGCGACACTGAGTTCTTAGCAGGTGAGCAGGTAGAAGTAGCACGTGTTAACATTTCTAACCGTGAGCTTGAAAAGCAAGGTAAGATCCCAGCGAAGTTTGAAATTCAGCTGATGGGTATTACTAAAGCATCACTTGCGACTGAGTCGTTTATCTCAGCTGCATCGTTCCAAGAAACAACACGTGTTCTTACGGAAGCGGCTGTAAATGGTAAGAGCGATGAGTTACGTGGTCTGAAAGAAAACGTAATCGTAGGTCGTCTAATTCCGGCGGGTACTGGTTTTGCATATCACCAAGATCGCATCAACCGTCGTAAGCAGCCTGAAATGCCAGTTGAAGAGCAAACAGTAAGTGCTGAAGAGGCAACTCAAGCATTAACTGATGCACTGAACGCTGATTTACTCGGCGGCAACGATTAA
- the rpoB gene encoding DNA-directed RNA polymerase subunit beta, with the protein MAYSYSEKKRIRKDFGKRPQVLDIPFLLSTQLESFKKFLNPDADGDHGLEAAFRSVFPIKSYSGNSELQYVSYRIGEPVFDVKECQIRGVTYSAPLRVKLRLVLMDKDAPGTVKDIKEQEVYMGEIPLMTDTGTFVINGTERVIVSQLHRSPGVFFDNDRGKSHSSGKVLYNARVIPYRGSWLDFEFDVKDNLYVRIDRRRKLPASIILRALEFSTEEILALFFETTTFEVTDGKVMMELVPSRLRGETAAFDIKDADGEVVIESGRRITARHIKTLEKKEIKQLEVPHEYIIGRVVAKNYIDESTGEVIANANDELSLELMAELVKAGHTKIATLYINDVDSGAYMSDTVRIDSTSNRLEALVEIYRMMRPGEPPTKEAAEALFDNLFFSEERYDLSTVGRMKFNSRVGYDTDTGPGTLSKEDIVSVMRVLIDIRNGKGEVDDIDHLGNRRIRSVGEMAENQFRVGLVRVERAVRERLSLGDLDAVMPQDLINAKPISAAVKEFFGSSQLSQFMDQNNPLSEVTHKRRISALGPGGLTRERAGFEVRDVHVTHYGRVCPIETPEGPNIGLINSLSTYARTNDYGFLETPYRKVADGVVTDEVDYLSAIEEGQFVIAQANTNLDENNEFIDEQIPCRHKGESTFMGRSDIQYMDVSPQQVISVAAALIPFLEHDDANRALMGSNMQRQAVPTLKADKPLVGTGIELTLAKDSGVTIVAKRGGVVKYADASRIVVNVNEDERVPGEAGIDIYNLTKYTRSNQNTCINQKPTCMVGEPVVRGDVLADGPSTDLGDLALGQNLRVAFMPWNGYNFEDSILLSERVVEEDRLTTIHIQELQCIARDTKLGPEEITADIPNVGESALGKLDESGVVYIGAEVKGGDILVGKVTPKGETQLTPEEKLLRAIFGEKASDVKDSSLRVPNSVTGTVIDVQVFTRDGVEKDKRALEVEDMQLREAKKDFNEEFKILEGGVLTRARNLLAKAGFDESRIAGLSTDKLLTQSLADEEQQSELEQLAAQYDELKAEYDKKFENKRRKITQGDDLAPGVLKIVKVYLAVKRRIQPGDKMAGRHGNKGVISTIVPVEDMPYDEKGRTVDIVLNPLGVPSRMNIGQILETHMGLAARGIGERIEEMMKEQRELAELREFIKKAYEVGDCRQKVDIASFSDDEIRRLAENLKGGLPIATPAFDGAKESEIKELLELGGYPSSGQVTLYDGRTGDAFERQVTVGYMYMLKLNHLVDDKMHARSTGSYSLVTQQPLGGKAQFGGQRFGEMEVWALEAYGAAYTLQEMLTVKSDDVNGRTKMYKNIVDGNHKMEPGMPESFNVLLKEIRSLGINIELEEN; encoded by the coding sequence ATGGCTTACTCTTATTCTGAAAAGAAACGTATCCGTAAGGATTTTGGTAAACGTCCACAAGTTTTGGACATACCTTTCTTACTGTCGACGCAGTTAGAATCGTTCAAAAAGTTCTTGAATCCGGACGCTGATGGCGACCACGGTTTGGAAGCTGCTTTCCGTTCTGTGTTTCCGATCAAAAGCTACTCGGGTAATTCTGAGCTACAATACGTAAGTTATCGTATTGGTGAGCCAGTATTCGATGTAAAAGAATGTCAAATTCGCGGCGTGACTTATTCTGCTCCACTTCGCGTTAAATTACGTCTTGTGTTAATGGATAAAGACGCACCAGGCACAGTTAAAGACATTAAAGAGCAAGAAGTTTATATGGGCGAAATCCCGCTCATGACTGATACCGGTACTTTTGTTATCAACGGGACAGAGCGTGTTATCGTTTCTCAGCTACACCGTTCACCTGGTGTATTCTTTGATAACGACCGTGGTAAGTCGCACTCTTCTGGTAAAGTGCTTTATAACGCTCGTGTTATTCCTTACCGTGGTTCATGGTTAGACTTTGAATTTGACGTTAAAGATAATCTTTACGTTCGTATAGACCGCCGTCGTAAACTGCCTGCATCAATTATTTTACGTGCGCTAGAGTTCTCAACTGAAGAAATTCTTGCGTTGTTCTTCGAAACCACAACCTTCGAAGTAACTGACGGTAAAGTGATGATGGAGCTTGTACCTTCACGTCTACGTGGTGAAACAGCTGCTTTCGATATTAAAGATGCTGACGGTGAAGTAGTGATTGAATCTGGTCGTCGTATTACTGCGCGCCACATCAAAACACTAGAAAAGAAAGAAATTAAACAATTAGAAGTACCACACGAATATATCATTGGTCGTGTTGTTGCTAAAAACTACATTGATGAGTCAACTGGCGAAGTGATCGCGAACGCGAACGATGAACTGTCGCTAGAGCTAATGGCTGAGCTTGTTAAAGCGGGCCATACGAAAATTGCAACGCTTTACATCAATGACGTTGACAGTGGTGCGTACATGTCAGATACCGTGCGTATCGACTCAACAAGCAACCGCTTAGAAGCATTGGTAGAAATTTACCGCATGATGCGCCCTGGTGAGCCGCCAACAAAAGAAGCTGCAGAAGCACTATTTGACAACTTGTTCTTCTCTGAAGAGCGTTATGATTTGTCAACAGTTGGTCGTATGAAGTTCAACAGCCGTGTTGGCTATGATACGGATACAGGCCCAGGTACGCTGAGCAAAGAAGATATTGTTTCTGTAATGCGTGTATTGATCGATATCCGTAACGGTAAAGGCGAAGTGGACGATATCGACCACTTAGGCAACCGTCGTATTCGTTCAGTAGGCGAGATGGCTGAAAACCAATTTCGCGTAGGTCTTGTACGTGTTGAGCGTGCTGTTCGTGAACGCTTGAGCTTAGGCGATCTTGATGCAGTAATGCCACAAGACTTAATCAACGCCAAGCCAATTTCAGCGGCAGTTAAAGAGTTCTTCGGTTCTTCACAGCTATCTCAGTTTATGGACCAAAACAACCCGTTATCAGAAGTGACGCACAAGCGTCGTATTTCTGCATTAGGTCCGGGTGGTTTAACACGTGAGCGTGCAGGCTTCGAAGTACGTGACGTACACGTAACGCACTATGGTCGCGTATGTCCAATCGAAACGCCTGAAGGTCCAAACATCGGTCTGATCAACTCACTATCAACTTATGCGCGTACGAATGATTATGGCTTCTTAGAAACGCCATATCGCAAAGTTGCTGACGGTGTTGTAACAGACGAGGTTGATTACCTATCAGCAATCGAAGAAGGTCAGTTTGTAATTGCACAGGCAAACACAAACTTAGACGAAAATAACGAATTTATTGATGAGCAGATCCCATGTCGTCACAAAGGTGAATCGACATTTATGGGTCGTTCTGACATTCAATATATGGATGTATCTCCACAGCAGGTTATCTCTGTGGCAGCGGCACTTATTCCATTCCTAGAGCACGATGATGCGAACCGTGCATTGATGGGATCGAACATGCAACGTCAGGCAGTTCCGACGTTAAAAGCAGATAAGCCGCTAGTAGGTACTGGTATTGAGCTAACACTTGCTAAAGACTCTGGTGTAACCATTGTTGCTAAGCGTGGTGGTGTAGTTAAGTATGCTGATGCAAGCCGTATTGTTGTTAACGTAAATGAAGATGAGCGTGTTCCAGGCGAAGCGGGCATCGATATTTACAACTTAACTAAGTACACACGTTCAAACCAAAACACCTGTATCAACCAAAAGCCAACTTGTATGGTTGGTGAGCCGGTTGTACGTGGTGACGTACTTGCTGATGGTCCATCTACAGATTTAGGTGACTTAGCACTTGGTCAAAACTTACGTGTAGCATTCATGCCTTGGAATGGTTACAACTTCGAAGACTCGATCTTGTTATCTGAGCGCGTGGTTGAAGAAGATCGTCTAACGACTATCCACATTCAAGAGTTACAGTGTATTGCACGTGATACTAAGTTAGGTCCTGAAGAAATTACAGCGGACATTCCAAACGTAGGTGAGTCTGCGCTTGGTAAGCTAGATGAATCAGGTGTTGTATACATTGGTGCTGAAGTAAAAGGCGGCGATATCCTAGTAGGTAAAGTTACGCCTAAAGGTGAAACGCAGCTTACTCCTGAAGAAAAGCTACTACGTGCTATCTTCGGTGAAAAAGCATCAGATGTTAAAGACAGCTCGCTACGTGTACCAAACTCTGTAACAGGTACTGTTATTGATGTTCAAGTATTCACACGTGATGGCGTTGAAAAAGACAAGCGTGCCTTAGAAGTTGAAGACATGCAGCTTCGCGAAGCGAAGAAAGACTTCAACGAAGAGTTCAAGATCCTTGAAGGCGGTGTGTTAACACGTGCACGTAACTTACTTGCTAAAGCTGGTTTCGACGAAAGCCGCATTGCAGGCCTTTCAACTGATAAGTTGCTTACTCAAAGCCTTGCAGATGAAGAGCAGCAATCTGAGCTTGAGCAGTTAGCTGCACAGTATGACGAGCTTAAAGCTGAATACGACAAAAAGTTTGAAAACAAGCGTCGCAAGATAACTCAAGGTGATGACTTAGCACCGGGTGTATTGAAGATTGTTAAAGTTTACCTAGCGGTTAAACGTCGTATCCAACCTGGTGATAAGATGGCGGGTCGTCACGGTAACAAGGGTGTAATCTCTACTATCGTGCCTGTTGAAGACATGCCATACGATGAGAAAGGTCGTACTGTAGACATCGTATTGAACCCACTAGGTGTACCTTCACGTATGAACATCGGTCAGATCCTAGAAACTCACATGGGTCTTGCTGCACGTGGTATCGGTGAGCGTATCGAAGAGATGATGAAAGAACAACGTGAGCTTGCAGAGCTGCGTGAATTCATCAAGAAGGCCTACGAAGTAGGTGATTGTCGTCAGAAAGTAGATATTGCAAGTTTCTCTGATGATGAAATTCGTCGCTTAGCTGAAAACCTTAAAGGTGGTTTACCTATTGCAACACCAGCGTTTGACGGTGCTAAAGAAAGCGAAATTAAAGAGCTACTTGAGCTAGGTGGTTATCCATCAAGCGGTCAGGTAACCCTTTATGATGGCCGTACTGGTGATGCATTTGAACGTCAAGTAACTGTTGGTTACATGTACATGCTTAAACTTAACCACTTGGTTGATGACAAGATGCACGCACGTTCAACAGGTTCTTACAGCTTAGTTACTCAGCAGCCGCTGGGTGGTAAAGCACAGTTCGGTGGACAGCGCTTCGGTGAGATGGAGGTATGGGCATTAGAAGCATACGGTGCTGCCTATACACTACAGGAAATGTTGACAGTTAAGTCGGATGACGTAAACGGTCGTACTAAGATGTATAAGAACATCGTTGACGGTAACCACAAGATGGAACCGGGTATGCCTGAGTCATTCAACGTATTGCTCAAAGAAATCCGCTCACTGGGTATCAACATCGAGTTGGAAGAAAATTAA
- the rplL gene encoding 50S ribosomal protein L7/L12 yields the protein MSVTKDQILDAIAEMSVMEVVELVEAMEEKFGVTAAAAVVAAGPAEAAEEKTEFDVILAAAGGNKVAAIKAVRGATGLGLKEAKALVESAPAPIKEGVSKEEAEALKKDLEEAGAEVEIK from the coding sequence ATGTCTGTAACTAAAGACCAAATCCTTGACGCTATTGCTGAAATGTCAGTAATGGAAGTTGTTGAACTAGTAGAAGCAATGGAAGAAAAGTTCGGTGTAACTGCAGCTGCTGCTGTTGTTGCTGCGGGTCCTGCTGAAGCTGCTGAAGAAAAGACTGAGTTCGACGTAATCCTAGCTGCTGCTGGCGGTAACAAAGTTGCTGCAATCAAAGCGGTACGTGGCGCGACAGGCCTAGGCCTTAAAGAAGCTAAGGCTCTTGTTGAGTCTGCTCCTGCACCTATCAAAGAAGGTGTATCTAAGGAAGAAGCTGAAGCACTTAAGAAAGATCTTGAAGAAGCTGGTGCTGAAGTTGAGATCAAGTAA
- the rplJ gene encoding 50S ribosomal protein L10 yields the protein MALNLQDKKAIVAEVNEAAKGALSAVVADSRGVTVGAITALRKEAREAGVWMKVVRNTLAKRAVEGTEYECLNESLVGPSLIAFSSEHPGAAARIFSDFAKKNEAFELKTAAFEGKVVDVDMLAKLPTYDEAVARLMSAMKEASAGKLCKTIEAVRVQKAEQAA from the coding sequence ATGGCTTTAAACCTTCAAGACAAAAAAGCAATTGTTGCTGAAGTCAACGAAGCTGCCAAAGGTGCTCTTTCAGCCGTTGTTGCTGATTCTCGTGGTGTAACAGTAGGTGCTATCACTGCTCTTCGTAAAGAAGCTCGTGAAGCTGGTGTATGGATGAAAGTTGTCCGTAACACGCTAGCTAAACGTGCTGTTGAAGGCACTGAGTACGAATGCCTAAACGAATCATTAGTTGGTCCAAGCCTTATCGCTTTCTCTTCAGAGCACCCTGGTGCTGCTGCGCGTATCTTCTCAGATTTCGCGAAAAAGAACGAAGCATTCGAGCTTAAAACTGCTGCATTCGAAGGTAAAGTTGTAGATGTAGACATGCTTGCTAAGCTACCTACATACGACGAAGCTGTTGCACGCTTAATGAGCGCTATGAAAGAAGCGTCTGCTGGCAAATTGTGTAAAACAATTGAAGCGGTACGTGTACAGAAAGCTGAGCAAGCTGCTTAA
- the rplA gene encoding 50S ribosomal protein L1: protein MAKLTKRMRTIREKVDVTKDYEINEAVALLKELATAKFVESVDVAVNLGIDARKSDQNVRGATVLPHGTGRDVRVAVFTQGANADAAKEAGADLVGMEDLAELVKKGEMNFDVVVASPDAMRVVGQLGQILGPRGLMPNPKTGTVTPNVAEAVKNAKAGQVRYRNDKNGIIHTTIGKVDFTAEQLQQNLESLLVALKKAKPSQAKGTYLKKVSISTTMGAGVAVDQATLNTQV, encoded by the coding sequence ATGGCTAAACTTACTAAACGTATGCGTACTATCCGCGAAAAAGTGGATGTTACTAAAGATTACGAAATCAATGAAGCAGTTGCATTGCTTAAAGAATTAGCAACAGCTAAGTTCGTTGAAAGTGTTGACGTTGCTGTTAACCTTGGTATCGATGCACGTAAATCAGACCAAAACGTACGTGGTGCAACTGTACTACCACACGGTACTGGTCGTGACGTTCGCGTAGCTGTATTCACTCAAGGTGCTAACGCTGATGCTGCTAAAGAAGCTGGTGCTGATTTAGTTGGTATGGAAGACCTTGCTGAACTAGTGAAAAAAGGCGAAATGAACTTTGACGTTGTTGTTGCTTCTCCAGATGCAATGCGCGTTGTTGGTCAACTAGGTCAAATCCTAGGTCCACGTGGTCTTATGCCAAACCCTAAAACTGGTACTGTGACACCTAACGTTGCAGAAGCAGTTAAAAATGCTAAAGCTGGTCAGGTTCGTTACCGTAATGATAAGAACGGTATCATCCACACTACTATCGGTAAAGTGGACTTCACTGCTGAGCAGTTGCAACAAAACCTTGAGTCTCTTCTTGTTGCGCTTAAGAAAGCTAAGCCTTCTCAAGCAAAAGGTACTTACTTGAAGAAAGTAAGCATCTCAACAACTATGGGCGCAGGTGTTGCTGTTGACCAAGCTACTCTAAATACGCAAGTATAA
- the rplK gene encoding 50S ribosomal protein L11: protein MAKKVEALIKLQVAAGMANPSPPVGPALGQHGVNIMEFCKAFNARTESIEKGAPVPVVISVYNDRSFTFDMKTPPASYLLKKAAGIKSGSGRPNTEKVGTVTRAQLEEIVETKRPDLTAADLEAAVRTIAGSARAMGLNVEG from the coding sequence ATGGCTAAAAAAGTTGAAGCTCTAATCAAGCTACAAGTTGCTGCTGGTATGGCTAACCCTAGTCCTCCAGTAGGTCCTGCACTAGGTCAACACGGTGTAAACATCATGGAATTCTGTAAAGCGTTCAACGCACGTACAGAGTCTATCGAGAAAGGTGCACCAGTTCCTGTTGTTATTTCTGTATACAATGATCGTTCTTTCACGTTCGACATGAAGACACCTCCTGCATCTTACCTTCTTAAGAAGGCTGCAGGTATCAAGTCTGGTTCTGGCCGTCCTAACACTGAGAAAGTGGGTACTGTTACACGTGCTCAACTTGAAGAGATCGTTGAGACTAAACGTCCAGATTTAACAGCAGCTGATTTAGAAGCTGCGGTTCGCACGATTGCAGGTTCTGCACGTGCAATGGGCTTGAACGTAGAGGGTTAA